One window of Medicago truncatula cultivar Jemalong A17 chromosome 2, MtrunA17r5.0-ANR, whole genome shotgun sequence genomic DNA carries:
- the LOC25487021 gene encoding pentatricopeptide repeat-containing protein At1g79080, chloroplastic, which yields MATLLNTVSPVSNLHVISKRNGYSFLYNHVPNFHNNTFTFTLKKKCSSRVLASTHITIPSKDSVFNLPNWKDGKNDRKSKEMRLNDAFLQLEQIVGKGNKPEVTQATQLLYDLCRSGKARKAVRVMEIMVSSGIIPDAASYTFLVNYLCRRGNVGYAMQLVEKMEANGFPTNTVTYNTLVKGLCMYGKLNQSMQILDRLIKKGLVPNVVTYSILIEAAYKERGVDEAMKLLDDIIAKGGKPNLVSYNVLLTGLCKEGRTEDAIKLFKELPEKGFKPCVVSHNILLRSLCYEGRWDEAYELMAGMDRDGQAPSVVTYNVLITSLSIDGRIEQAFKVLDEMTKSGFKVSANSYNPIIARLCKEGRVDLVVQCLDQMINRRFHLNGGTYNAIALLCERGMVKEAFLILERLGKKQNYPISDFYKNVITLLCRKGNTYPAFQILYEMTVHGFTPDSYTYSSLIRGMCREGMLDEALQIFGILEEHGYVPHVDNYNALILGLCKSQRIDMSIEIFQMMVNKGCMPNEMTYNILVEALAFEEEMELAATLLNELYLKGVLSQSTVERLSMQYDLKQLTG from the coding sequence ATGGCCACACTACTTAATACAGTTTCTCCAGTTTCAAATTTACATGTAATATCAAAAAGAAACGGTTACAGTTTCTTATATAATCATGTTCCTAATTTTCACAATAACACTTTCACTTTCACTTTGAAGAAAAAGTGTTCTTCTAGGGTTTTAGCTTCGACCCACATCACAATTCCCTCAAAAGATTCAGTTTTTAACCTGCCCAATTGGAAAGATGGGAAGAATGACCGTAAAAGTAAGGAAATGAGACTCAATGATGCATTTCTTCAATTGGAACAAATAGTTGGTAAGGGTAATAAGCCTGAGGTAACTCAAGCAACTCAGCTTTTGTATGATCTTTGTAGGTCTGGTAAAGCTAGAAAAGCTGTTAGGGTTATGGAGATTATGGTGAGTTCAGGTATTATACCGGATGCTGCTTCATATACATTTTTGGTTAATTATTTGTGTAGGAGAGGTAATGTTGGGTATGCAATGCAATTGGTTGAAAAAATGGAAGCGAATGGTTTTCCTACTAATACTGTTACTTATAATACTTTGGTTAAAGGGCTTTGTATGTATGGGAAATTGAATCAGAGTATGCAGATTTTAGATAGGTTGATAAAGAAGGGTCTTGTTCCAAATGTAGTTACATATTCTATCTTGATTGAAGCTGCTTATAAGGAAAGGGGAGTAGATGAAGCAATGAAGCTGCTAGATGATATAATTGCAAAGGGCGGCAAGCCTAATTTGGTTAGCTACAATGTGTTATTGACAGGGTTGTGTAAGGAAGGTAGAACTGAAGATGCTATTAAGCTTTTTAAAGAATTGCCAGAGAAAGGGTTTAAACCTTGTGTTGTGAGTCATAACATTCTGCTAAGGAGTTTGTGCTATGAAGGGCGATGGGATGAAGCGTACGAGCTTATGGCGGGGATGGATAGAGATGGTCAGGCTCCTTCTGTCGTTACTTACAACGTATTGATCACTTCTCTTTCAATTGATGGAAGAATCGAACAAGCTTTCAAAGTTTTAGATGAAATGACGAAGAGTGGATTCAAGGTGAGTGCTAATAGCTATAATCCGATTATTGCTCGTCTCTGCAAGGAAGGGAGGGTGGATCTTGTAGTTCAGTGTCTAGACCAAATGATTAATCGGCGCTTTCATCTTAATGGAGGAACATACAATGCTATTGCCTTGCTTTGTGAGCGAGGTATGGTGAAGGAGGCTTTCTTAATACTTGAAAGATTGggtaaaaaacaaaactaccCTATTTCTGATTTCTACAAAAATGTGATTACACTTTTGTGTAGGAAAGGGAATACATATCCAGCCTTTCAGATATTATATGAGATGACAGTGCATGGATTCACACCAGATTCCTATACTTACTCGTCTTTGATAAGAGGAATGTGTAGGGAAGGAATGCTCGACGAGGCTCTCCAGATATTCGGGATTTTGGAAGAACATGGCTATGTGCCTCATGTTGATAACTACAATGCACTTATACTTGGATTGTGCAAATCTCAAAGAATAGACATGTCGATAGAGATATTTCAGATGATGGTCAACAAAGGATGCATGCCTAATGAGATGACCTATAACATTCTTGTTGAAGCACTTgcttttgaagaagaaatggaGTTGGCAGCTACCCTGTTGAATGAGTTATATTTGAAAGGGGTTCTGAGCCAAAGTACTGTTGAAAGACTTTCTATGCAATACGACCTCAAGCAGTTAACAGGGtag
- the LOC120578077 gene encoding uncharacterized protein, producing MATQPSAPAAVRCNVKLEHIDEVYDAWYLVPVETLSEISRYFNDYFMRYHEPTRRVKKICYITPYYPLDTVHNNWKLSYDIKYLETDRDVQDMFQWRTNTGDPLYLHVATELIDW from the coding sequence atGGCAACTCAGCCATCCGCCCCAGCAGCAGTGAGGTGCAATGTCAAATTGGAGCATATTGATGAAGTCTACGACGCTTGGTACTTGGTACCAGTGGAGACGCTATCAGAAATATCTCGTTACTTCAACGATTATTTCATGAGGTACCATGAACCAACTCGTAGGGTGAAAAAAATTTGCTACATAACACCATACTACCCGTTGGATACGGTCCACAACAACTGGAAATTAAGCTATGATATCAAGTATCTTGAAACCGACCGTGATGTTCAAGACATGTTTCAATGGAGGACAAACACAGGGGACCCATTGTATTTACATGTTGCAACTGAATTAATCGACTGGTAG